Proteins encoded in a region of the Lepeophtheirus salmonis chromosome 6, UVic_Lsal_1.4, whole genome shotgun sequence genome:
- the LOC121119919 gene encoding uncharacterized protein isoform X2, with protein MLDKNGLPVHHASAFSAFGLPGSANPNERPVYSHHPHHHPMTHWDSRLAHPGLPSNNNPQCFPPPNHLSDGSSFLGIPPPVQPGVVHPPLSPSSYLTASHASVRSHQDYLAAAAHRLNELQAASAAAMIDPLALEASRIQAASNTLRESLRANRKRALSASPYTDLDIAGALMRYSPTTLQLLSGISPNSSGSYIGGALSPAALSLHSSLQALQAQQIQAHLIRSASTSPFLSPTTSLQAPPSANPLLHSTTGLPTPPSAQNSSQTPSSTPHYLPLSPYSNSSKSDSTTKDSKPASSNVVSSTMDELDVDQIREKVPAPRVKSSKKKVGALHLEPILFSPTHNAKFIQQEDKKSSSSYGNEFFQPHRVIENSDSTTGDNIKEEPDFVETHCHWAECDRDFCSQDQLVQHLNNDHIANNKKSFVCLWKNCTREEKPFKAQYMLVVHIRRHTGEKPHRCTFENCNKAYSRLENLKTHLRSHTGEKPYTCEFPGCPKAFSNASDRAKHQNRTHSNEKPYACKAPGCTKRYTDPSSLRKHVKTVHGPEFYANKRHKGNEYDAKKDHEANGRENGPFKAPPSVTIKSEGDASSPGSVSSPPSDVVTSGMHPNPAATSSLVHMNPLGQLHYNVSENVVSTTRQHWGDYESDNERRQSVSSRNISSNANATVGLSMQAPMSHNPVSHIQLKTPVLMGEINKSIEKLSIGSTTSTKANNKLHPPQTQSHLSSHPQPINRRDSNWTNSTEGYGSLISEQSSGNISRRCSAVSAMSQGSNLSTRAMMNSPWDPISVDNSRRSSFAGGQQDGVSQHVNKLHRKAESLIQPMDGRNSSMSNYSTTGAVHPDDPSVHGSVQKAPTRRASDPVRSSSSINRNQFGNQLNNHSNPQQLQRHRSYTQLNENSRIPIHGQRIRGAEEGSGFSPLNQNHIQQQQQQQQSCSMQQQVPIQQQRISYNGQNNFNSFQQYPQQQQWGPSYHPNSFANNGNIQQQQQYHHLTQQQYNSNNGGNNNGPSGFDNNHWQQQQHNWPNNNWQQPPPSIGGPPPSGATTTVPQVQQQHGQPAAVAAAATMSANSSSYQRTCDYVQQCQNWSMNQQ; from the exons ATGTTGGATAAAAACGGCCTTCCAGTGCATCACGCCTCTGCTTTTTCAGCCTTTGGACTACCAGGGTCTGCAAATCCCAATGAGCGACCCGTGTATTCACATCATCCGCATCATCATCCCATGACCCATTGGGATTCACGGCTCGCTCATCCTGGTCTTCCATCCAACAATAACCCACAATG TTTTCCTCCTCCAAACCATTTGAGTGATGGATCCTCTTTCTTAGGGATCCCTCCTCCGGTTCAACCCGGAGTTGTCCATCCTCCACTAAGTCCCAGCTCCTACCTAACAGCCAGCCACGCTTCAGTTCGATCTCATCAAGACTATCTCGCTGCAGCAGCACATCGTCTCAATGAACTCCAAGCTGCTTCTGCTGCCGCCATGATAGATCCATTGGCCTTAGAGGCCTCACGTATTCAAGCTGCTTCCAATACACTCAGAGAGAGTCTTCGTGCTAATCGCAAAAGAGCCCTTTCCGCATCGCCATATACAGACTTGGACATTGCGGGAGCTCTCATGAGATACTCTCCTACGACTCTTCAACTCCTCTCAGGGATATCTCCCAATTCCTCTGGCTCCTACATTGGAGGTGCTTTAAGTCCTGCTGCTCTGAGTCTTCATTCCAGTCTACAAGCCCTTCAAGCGCAGCAGATCCAAGCTCATCTCATCCGCTCTGCTTCCACATCTCCATTTCTGTCTCCCACTACCTCTCTACAAGCTCCTCCTTCCGCAAATCCTCTCCTACATTCCACAACGGGTCTTCCAACACCCCCTTCAGCTCAAAACTCCTCACAGACCCCATCCTCTACTCCGCACTATCTCCCTCTTTCCCCCTACTCAAACTCTTCCAAATCAGACTCCACTACAAAAGACTCCAAACCCGCCTCTTCCAATGTCGTTTCATCCACTATGGATGAGTTGGATGTGGACCAAATACGGGAAAAAGTACCCGCACCTCGGGTCAAGTCAAGCAAGAAAAAGGTAGGAGCCCTTCATTTAGAACCCATACTTTTCAGTCCAACTCACAACGCCAAATTTATTCAACAGGAAGATAAAAAGTCCTCTTCATCCTATGGAAATGAGTTCTTCCAACCCCATCGCGTCATAGAGAACTCAGATAGTACCACTGGGGACAACATCAAAGAAGAGCCAGACTTTGTGGAAACACACTGTCATTGGGCAGAATGTGATAGGGACTTTTGTTCTCAGGATCAACTCGTTCAA CATTTGAACAACGATCACATCGcgaacaataaaaaatcatttgtatgtCTTTGGAAGAATTGTACGCGGGAGGAAAAGCCCTTCAAGGCTCAGTACATGCTCGTGGTACACATTCGGAGACATACAGGGGAAAAGCCCCATAGATGCACT TTTGAGAACTGCAACAAGGCTTACTCACGCCTGGAGAATTTGAAAACGCATTTACGAAGTCATACAGGGGAGAAACCCTATACTTGCGAGTTCCCTGGCTGTCCAAAAGCCTTTTCCAACGCATCTGATCGCGCCAAACATCAAAATCGAACCCATTCCAATGAG AAACCTTATGCTTGTAAAGCTCCTGGCTGCACAAAGCGCTACACAGATCCCTCATCTCTGCGAAAGCATGTCAAAACAGTACATGGACCAGAGTTTTACGCGAACAAACGTCACAAAGGGAATGAATATGACGCTAAAAAGGATCACGAAGCAAATGGTCGAGAAAATGGGCCTTTCAAAGCACCACCGAGTGTCACGATTAAATCTGAG ggggatGCCTCGTCTCCGGGCTCAGTCTCTTCACCTCCATCTGATGTTGTCACTTCTGGAATGCATCCAAATCCTGCTGCCACTAGCTCTCTCGTACACATGAATCCCTTGGGTCAACTACATTACAATGTGTCTGAAAACGTCGTTTCCACTACGCGTCAACATTGGGGTGACTATGAGAGTGATAACGAGCGTAGACAG AGTGTATCATCTAGAAACATCTCCAGCAATGCAAATGCCACTGTGGGTCTCTCCATGCAGGCGCCCATGTCACACAATCCAGTTAGTCATATTCAGCTCAAAACACCGGTTCTTATGGGTGAAATCAATAAAAGTATAGAGAAATTGAGCATTGGAAGCACAACAAGTACCAAAGCCAACAATAAACTCCATCCCCCACAAACTCAAAGCCATCTCTCTTCTCATCCTCAGCCCATCAATCGGAGGGATAGTAATTGGACCAATTCCACTGAGGGATATGGAAGCTTAATCTCTGAGCAATCCTCTGGGAACATTAGTCGAAGATGCAGTGCGGTCTCAGCCATGTCACAA gGCTCTAATCTATCTACTAGAGCAATGATGAACTCACCCTGGGATCCTATTTCTGTAGACAACTCTAGACGCTCCAGTTTTGCTGGAGGTCAACAAGACGGCGTCTCACAACACGTGAATAAACTTCATCGAAAGGCAGAGTCATTAATCCAACCCATGGATGGACGTAATTCCTCCATGTCTAACTACTCAACCACAGGAGCTGTACATCCGGACGATCCTTCAGTCCATGGATCTGTCCAAAAGGCACCCACAAGGCGAGCTTCGGATCCAGTGCGATCCTCTTCCTCCATAAACCGCAATCAATTTGGCAATCAACTCAATAATCATTCCAATCCACAACAGCTTCAACGTCATCGAAGCTATACACAATTAAATGAAAACTCACGGATTCCAATCCATGGTCAAAGGATAAGAGGAGCTGAAGAAGGTAGTGGATTCTCACCGTTGAATCAA aatcacattcagcaacaacaacaacaacagcagAGCTGTTCCATGCAACAGCAAGTCCCTATTCAGCAACAAAGGATCAGCTATAACGGGCAAAACAACTTTAATTCATTTCAGCAGTATCCTCAACAACAACAATGGGGTCCCTCATATCATCCCAATTCCTTTGCAAATAATGGAAACATTCAACAGCAACAGCAGTACCATCATCTAACACAGCAGCAGTATAACAGCAACAACGGTGGGAATAACAATGGACCAAGTGGATTCGACAACAACCATTGGCAACAACAGCAACATAATTGGCCAAACAACAATTGGCAACAACCCCCTCCTTCTATAGGAGGTCCTCCCCCTAGTGGTGCAACAACCACTGTTCCTCAAGTGCAACAGCAACATGGTCAGCCAGCTGCTGTAGCAGCAGCTGCAACTATGAGTGCAAACTCTTCCAGCTATCAAAGAACCTGTGATTACGTTCAGCAGTGTCAGAATTGGAGCATGAATCAGCAGTGA